One window from the genome of Betaproteobacteria bacterium encodes:
- a CDS encoding Rieske 2Fe-2S domain-containing protein, whose protein sequence is MARTPRLICAAAALAEGGSGVRFDWSPAGGAGKGFAIRHDGAARAFVNRCPHLGVELDWQAGEFFEESGLYLVCSTHGAIFEPSTGLCVAGPCQGARLQAIAVEEHQGRILIYDDVPDPVQRDETHDRP, encoded by the coding sequence ATGGCTCGCACGCCACGGCTGATCTGCGCGGCGGCGGCGCTTGCCGAGGGCGGCAGCGGCGTGCGCTTTGACTGGTCCCCGGCAGGCGGCGCGGGCAAGGGCTTCGCCATCCGCCACGACGGCGCGGCCCGCGCCTTCGTGAACCGCTGCCCGCACCTTGGCGTCGAGCTGGACTGGCAGGCGGGGGAGTTTTTCGAGGAATCCGGTCTATACTTGGTCTGCTCGACGCACGGCGCGATCTTCGAGCCTTCGACCGGCCTGTGCGTCGCAGGGCCATGCCAGGGGGCCCGGCTCCAGGCGATCGCCGTCGAGGAGCACCAAGGACGGATCCTCATTTACGATGATGTCCCGGATCCCGTCCAGCGGGACGAAACCCACGACAGACCATGA
- a CDS encoding HAD-IA family hydrolase, translated as MSRYDLVIFDWDGTLMDSTGLIASCIQEACREMGLEVPDREQAKWVIGLGVAQTMERVAPGLDASQQREFADRYGRHFLSRDHEAPLFGGIPELLSELRQRDTRLAVATGKSRRGLCRALEASGLGAFFEATRCADEGFPKPHPDMVLHLLEETGVEPSRALMVGDTTHDLELAANAGVDAIAVSYGAHDLALLRGRDARHYAASVEDLRQWLARHG; from the coding sequence GTGAGCCGTTACGACCTCGTCATCTTCGACTGGGACGGCACCCTCATGGACTCGACGGGGCTCATCGCCTCGTGCATCCAGGAAGCCTGCCGGGAGATGGGACTCGAGGTGCCGGATAGGGAGCAGGCGAAGTGGGTGATCGGGCTGGGAGTCGCCCAAACCATGGAACGAGTGGCCCCGGGGCTGGACGCGTCGCAGCAGCGCGAATTCGCCGACCGCTATGGCCGGCACTTCCTGTCTCGCGACCATGAGGCGCCGCTCTTCGGTGGCATTCCCGAACTGCTGTCGGAACTGCGCCAGCGCGACACGCGGCTCGCCGTGGCGACCGGCAAGTCCCGGCGCGGGCTTTGTCGCGCGCTCGAAGCCTCGGGGCTCGGCGCTTTCTTCGAGGCGACGCGATGCGCGGACGAAGGTTTTCCCAAGCCGCACCCCGACATGGTCCTGCACCTGCTCGAGGAAACCGGCGTCGAGCCTTCGCGTGCGCTGATGGTGGGAGACACGACCCACGACCTCGAACTCGCGGCGAATGCCGGCGTGGATGCCATCGCCGTTTCCTACGGCGCACATGACCTGGCGCTGCTTCGCGGGCGCGATGCAAGACACTACGCCGCCTCGGTGGAAGACCTGCGCCAATGGCTCGCACGCCACGGCTGA
- a CDS encoding RluA family pseudouridine synthase: MVAEGKAVIAPERAVSWIEVDEGGAGQRIDNFLVARLKGVPKSHVYRIVRSGEVRVNSGRVAASHRLQVGDRIRVPPIRVAEREAGDLPAPPLELPVLFEDEHVLAVDKPAGLAVHGGSGIAHGAIERLRSARPEAKFLELVHRLDRETSGVLLLAKKRAALVALHEELRGRGMDKRYLAAVSGRVRDEKRRVQVALRKYSTGEGERRVAVDEREGQEAETIFRRLARNEEFSLLEAELLTGRTHQIRVHLAHIGHPVLGDEKYGDFPLNKSLRKRGLRRMFLHAAELSFVHPATGERLTVRSPLPADLEAFRRACLAEAAPS, encoded by the coding sequence ATGGTGGCCGAAGGCAAAGCGGTTATCGCTCCCGAGCGGGCGGTGAGCTGGATCGAGGTGGACGAGGGTGGCGCCGGGCAGCGGATCGACAACTTCCTGGTCGCCCGCCTCAAGGGGGTTCCGAAGAGCCACGTGTACCGGATCGTGCGCAGCGGCGAGGTGCGCGTGAACTCCGGGCGGGTGGCCGCTTCTCACCGGCTCCAGGTCGGCGACCGCATCCGCGTGCCGCCGATTCGCGTGGCCGAGCGCGAGGCTGGCGACTTGCCGGCGCCTCCCCTGGAGCTGCCGGTGCTTTTCGAGGACGAACATGTCCTTGCCGTGGACAAGCCCGCCGGTCTTGCCGTGCACGGCGGCAGCGGAATTGCGCACGGCGCCATCGAGCGGCTTCGTTCCGCCCGCCCGGAGGCGAAGTTTCTCGAGCTGGTGCACCGCCTGGACCGCGAGACATCGGGCGTGCTGCTGCTCGCCAAGAAGCGGGCCGCGCTCGTCGCGCTGCACGAGGAGCTTCGCGGCCGCGGCATGGACAAGCGCTATCTCGCGGCCGTGTCCGGCCGCGTGCGGGACGAGAAGCGCCGCGTGCAGGTGGCGCTGCGAAAGTATTCGACCGGGGAGGGCGAGCGGCGCGTGGCGGTGGATGAACGGGAGGGCCAGGAGGCCGAGACGATCTTCCGGCGCCTCGCCCGCAACGAGGAGTTCAGCCTGCTGGAGGCGGAACTCCTCACCGGGCGCACCCACCAGATCCGTGTCCATCTCGCGCACATCGGGCACCCCGTGCTCGGCGACGAGAAGTACGGCGACTTCCCGCTCAACAAGTCGCTGCGCAAGCGGGGGCTGCGGCGCATGTTCCTGCACGCGGCCGAACTCTCGTTCGTGCATCCCGCCACCGGGGAGCGTCTCACCGTGCGCTCGCCGCTGCCCGCGGACCTCGAAGCCTTCCGCCGCGCGTGCCTCGCCGAGGCGGCGCCGTCGTGA
- a CDS encoding Rne/Rng family ribonuclease translates to MKRMLFNATQAEELRVAIVDGQKLIDLDIESAGKEQRKSNIYKGVITRVEPSLEAAFVEYGADRHGFLPFKEIAKQFMVNNDGEFGRSKMSTHLREGQEMIVQVDKDERGNKGAALTTYISLAGRYLVLMPNNPRGGGVSRRIEGEDRNELREVMDQLQVPDGMSLIARTAGIGRSLEEMQWDLNYLLQLWTAIETAANEEKGPCLIYLESSLVVRAIRDLFQPDIGEILVDTQQIFEQAVAFMSTVMPANVNKVKLYRDDVPLFSRFQIEHQIESAYRRDVTLPSGGAIVIDHTEALVSVDVNSARATRGHDIEQTAFNTNVEAADEIARQLRLRDLGGLIVIDFIDMESAKNQREVENRLRDALRHDRARVQVGKISRFGLLELSRQRLQPSLEETTHSACPRCHGTGFIRDTASTALHVLRILQEEAMKESTATVHVQVPVDVGTYLLNEKRSEIIKIEARFKVGVILIPNSALETPNYHIERLRHDSPLLDSQVPSYEMVGIPEEEEDDRRPQRGAQAKDKDEKAARPEPLVKGITPDQPAPQSQSPSPADAAPAAPAALPAVREEARGGFIERIFGWFRKPGAAPVASIPAPATETKPAEGIIRKERDDKRGGRGDGKRGDGRRGEGRGQGRGQSRGEGRAEGRAEGRGEGRAEGRGEGRGEGRAEGRSEGRSEGRSEGRGQSRGEGRGEGRGEGRAPSSGEGNGEGRRGESRSENRGEGRRRGQPQGGEPHAPREEAVPMAGANEPVAALTAHPVVPNTEANGAEGESGRRRRRGRGRGRGDRGDRAPETMADLRAEFPAEQAEESETMQGEPASAPRSAAPAPVPVPQVREPDPVSQEEPARQPELVREPEPVREPEPQRHVEPAVEATPLPHKPQVIASFAAPLATYQVVSEHDTVAAEPARPVRKHRRGDAPVAPAEPLQLVETAGEKLATVIPAVDEEQSHRPVRRRRNAQASAATAEPLQLVETAPVTTEGNAPQA, encoded by the coding sequence ATGAAACGCATGCTGTTCAATGCGACCCAGGCAGAAGAACTCCGGGTCGCGATCGTCGACGGTCAGAAGCTCATCGACCTCGACATAGAATCCGCCGGCAAGGAACAGAGGAAGAGCAACATCTACAAGGGTGTCATCACCCGCGTGGAGCCCTCCCTCGAGGCAGCTTTCGTCGAATACGGCGCCGACCGCCACGGTTTCCTCCCCTTCAAGGAAATCGCCAAGCAGTTCATGGTCAACAACGACGGCGAGTTCGGCCGCTCGAAGATGTCCACGCACCTGCGCGAAGGCCAGGAAATGATCGTGCAGGTGGACAAGGACGAGCGCGGCAACAAGGGCGCGGCGTTGACCACCTACATCTCGCTCGCCGGCCGGTACCTGGTCCTCATGCCCAACAATCCGCGTGGCGGCGGGGTTTCTCGCCGCATCGAGGGCGAGGACCGCAACGAGCTTCGCGAGGTGATGGACCAGTTGCAGGTCCCGGACGGGATGAGCCTCATCGCCCGCACCGCGGGCATCGGCCGCAGCCTCGAGGAAATGCAGTGGGACCTGAACTACCTCCTGCAGCTCTGGACGGCCATCGAGACCGCCGCCAACGAGGAAAAGGGACCCTGTCTCATCTACCTCGAGTCGAGCCTGGTGGTGCGCGCCATCCGCGACCTCTTCCAGCCCGACATCGGCGAGATCCTCGTCGACACGCAGCAGATTTTCGAGCAGGCGGTCGCGTTCATGAGCACGGTGATGCCCGCGAACGTGAACAAGGTGAAGCTCTACCGCGATGACGTGCCGCTCTTCTCGCGCTTCCAGATCGAGCACCAGATCGAAAGCGCCTACCGGCGCGATGTCACCCTGCCCTCCGGCGGCGCGATCGTGATCGACCACACGGAGGCCCTGGTGTCCGTGGACGTGAACTCGGCCCGCGCCACGCGCGGCCATGACATCGAGCAGACGGCGTTCAATACCAACGTCGAAGCGGCCGACGAAATTGCCCGGCAGCTTCGCCTGCGCGACCTGGGTGGCCTCATCGTCATCGATTTCATCGACATGGAAAGCGCGAAGAACCAGCGCGAGGTGGAAAACCGCCTGCGCGACGCGCTTCGCCACGACCGCGCCCGGGTGCAGGTGGGCAAGATCTCGCGCTTCGGGCTCCTGGAGCTTTCCCGCCAGCGCCTGCAGCCTTCGCTCGAGGAGACGACGCACTCCGCCTGCCCGCGCTGCCACGGCACCGGCTTCATCCGCGACACGGCCTCCACCGCGCTTCACGTCCTGCGCATCCTGCAGGAGGAGGCCATGAAGGAAAGCACGGCCACTGTCCACGTGCAGGTTCCCGTGGACGTCGGCACCTACCTGCTCAACGAGAAGCGCTCCGAGATCATCAAGATCGAGGCCCGATTCAAGGTGGGCGTGATCCTCATTCCGAATTCCGCCCTCGAGACGCCCAATTACCATATCGAGCGCCTGCGCCACGACTCGCCGCTGCTCGACTCGCAGGTGCCGAGCTACGAAATGGTCGGCATTCCCGAGGAGGAAGAGGACGATCGGCGGCCGCAGCGCGGCGCCCAGGCCAAGGACAAGGACGAAAAGGCCGCGCGTCCGGAGCCTCTGGTGAAGGGCATCACGCCCGACCAGCCGGCTCCGCAGTCGCAGTCGCCCTCGCCGGCCGACGCCGCACCGGCTGCACCAGCCGCCCTGCCGGCAGTTCGCGAAGAAGCGCGCGGCGGGTTCATCGAACGGATCTTCGGCTGGTTCCGCAAGCCCGGGGCCGCTCCCGTTGCATCCATCCCGGCGCCCGCGACGGAAACGAAGCCTGCGGAAGGTATCATCCGCAAGGAACGCGATGACAAGCGCGGCGGTCGAGGCGATGGCAAGCGAGGTGACGGTCGCCGAGGCGAAGGTCGTGGCCAAGGACGTGGCCAAAGCCGCGGCGAAGGTCGTGCCGAAGGTCGTGCCGAAGGTCGTGGCGAAGGACGTGCCGAAGGTCGTGGCGAAGGTCGTGGCGAAGGCCGTGCCGAAGGTCGCAGCGAAGGTCGCAGCGAAGGTCGCAGCGAAGGCCGGGGCCAAAGCCGTGGCGAAGGCCGCGGCGAAGGTCGTGGCGAAGGCCGTGCCCCGAGCAGCGGCGAAGGTAACGGTGAAGGCCGCCGTGGCGAAAGCCGCAGTGAGAACCGCGGCGAAGGTCGCCGCAGAGGCCAGCCCCAGGGTGGCGAGCCGCACGCACCGCGCGAGGAAGCGGTGCCCATGGCAGGCGCAAACGAGCCCGTAGCCGCGCTGACGGCCCATCCCGTGGTTCCAAACACCGAAGCCAATGGCGCGGAAGGCGAAAGCGGCCGACGTCGCCGTCGCGGCCGGGGTCGCGGCCGGGGTGACCGGGGCGATCGCGCGCCGGAGACGATGGCCGACTTGCGGGCGGAATTCCCTGCCGAGCAGGCCGAGGAATCGGAGACGATGCAAGGCGAACCCGCTTCCGCACCCAGGTCTGCTGCGCCCGCACCCGTCCCTGTTCCCCAGGTTCGCGAACCGGACCCGGTGAGCCAGGAGGAACCCGCGCGTCAGCCGGAACTCGTGCGCGAGCCCGAGCCCGTGCGCGAGCCCGAACCACAACGCCACGTCGAGCCCGCAGTGGAAGCGACACCCTTGCCGCACAAGCCGCAGGTCATCGCCTCGTTCGCGGCTCCTCTGGCGACCTACCAGGTCGTCAGCGAGCACGACACCGTCGCGGCAGAGCCTGCGCGTCCCGTGCGCAAGCACCGTCGGGGTGACGCGCCCGTGGCACCTGCCGAGCCGCTGCAACTGGTGGAGACAGCCGGGGAAAAGCTGGCAACGGTGATTCCCGCGGTCGACGAGGAACAGTCGCACCGTCCGGTGCGGCGGCGCCGCAATGCGCAGGCTTCCGCAGCCACCGCGGAACCGCTGCAGCTCGTGGAAACCGCGCCCGTGACGACTGAAGGCAACGCGCCGCAGGCCTGA